A DNA window from Sediminitomix flava contains the following coding sequences:
- a CDS encoding DUF2490 domain-containing protein, which yields MKTKYKLFIILFLGMHNLLYAQSDVKRSTTSMEETGMWYGAYLKIRFSEKLGYYGEHHWRTRNDIDNVWSFSGRPRQMYNRFGLNIMFNDYFEAVIGPTLVMNFSPDMDSDAYDKVTYEPRIWHQWLFKMPKMGRVKMYHQFRFEHRWKRKNDVGEDHDYTNRYRYKIFGYIPINSKEIKEKSWYFSPSAEIFMHSGESIVNNPMEDFRTYNGFGYVMNNTLTFFVGHMFTYGQKSSGYEYKTSHILRFNVYIGLDTRKIEDKLPKINLGY from the coding sequence ATGAAGACAAAATATAAACTTTTCATCATTCTGTTTCTCGGAATGCATAACCTACTCTACGCACAATCTGACGTCAAACGATCTACAACAAGCATGGAAGAGACAGGTATGTGGTATGGTGCATATCTGAAAATTAGGTTTAGTGAAAAACTAGGTTACTACGGAGAACACCATTGGAGGACAAGAAATGATATTGATAACGTTTGGTCTTTTTCAGGAAGACCTAGACAGATGTATAACCGATTTGGGTTAAACATTATGTTCAATGATTATTTTGAAGCTGTTATCGGTCCAACGCTCGTAATGAATTTTAGTCCTGATATGGATAGCGATGCTTACGATAAAGTAACTTACGAGCCTCGTATATGGCACCAATGGTTGTTCAAAATGCCAAAGATGGGAAGGGTTAAAATGTATCATCAGTTTCGATTCGAACACCGTTGGAAAAGAAAAAATGATGTAGGTGAAGACCATGATTATACCAATAGATACCGATATAAGATTTTTGGTTACATCCCGATTAACTCAAAAGAGATCAAAGAAAAGAGCTGGTACTTTTCTCCAAGTGCAGAGATTTTTATGCATAGTGGCGAGTCAATTGTAAATAATCCGATGGAAGACTTTAGAACCTATAACGGTTTTGGGTATGTGATGAATAATACTTTGACATTCTTTGTCGGGCATATGTTTACCTACGGACAAAAAAGCAGTGGTTATGAATACAAAACGAGTCATATCCTAAGGTTCAATGTCTATATAGGTTTAGATACAAGAAAGATAGAGGACAAACTTCCGAAGATAAATCTTGGTTACTAA
- a CDS encoding DUF1501 domain-containing protein, which produces MKRRDFLKYTSLTTSAVLVPSFLKAFEIPQNFEGKKLVIIQFSGGNDGLNTFVPYQNDLYYQYRPKVALSKDEILKVHSEIGFHPALQQLRSLYDEGYVSIINEVGYPNPNRSHFRSMDIWHTASEAQEYKNNGWLGRYLDAECTAPHMAIEMSQGLSLALKGDQLSGMAVPNLNMLQKTIRSKHVKYINNNHKGHSHNAHVDFMYKTLASTYSSTNYLNEKIGKVDRSSSYPQTQLGKQLQDVASFIKAGAKSKVYYATHNGFDTHVYQKNKHQQLLGQFDEAVGTFVQDLKKSGQFDNTLVVVFSEFGRRVKENGSAGTDHGTANNMIIIGNQLKKAGFYNQETDLVNLDSNGDLQYSVDFRDVYATLLDKWLDTKHDQILGGKRSPLAFI; this is translated from the coding sequence ATGAAAAGACGAGATTTTCTAAAATATACAAGCCTTACAACTTCGGCTGTTCTTGTACCTTCTTTCCTGAAAGCCTTCGAAATCCCTCAAAACTTTGAAGGTAAGAAGCTTGTCATTATTCAGTTTTCGGGAGGAAATGACGGACTAAATACCTTTGTGCCTTACCAAAATGATTTGTATTATCAGTATAGACCTAAAGTAGCTCTCAGCAAAGATGAAATACTCAAAGTACATTCTGAGATTGGTTTTCACCCTGCCCTCCAACAGCTTCGATCGCTCTATGATGAAGGCTATGTTTCGATCATCAATGAAGTAGGATACCCAAATCCTAACCGTTCACACTTCCGATCTATGGACATTTGGCACACAGCATCAGAAGCGCAAGAATACAAAAACAATGGATGGCTTGGCAGATATTTGGATGCTGAATGTACTGCACCACATATGGCTATCGAAATGAGTCAAGGACTTTCGCTTGCCCTAAAAGGAGATCAATTAAGCGGTATGGCTGTACCGAATCTGAATATGCTTCAAAAGACGATTCGCTCAAAACATGTAAAGTACATAAACAATAATCACAAAGGGCATTCTCATAATGCTCATGTCGATTTTATGTATAAAACACTCGCGAGTACCTATTCGAGTACAAACTATCTGAATGAGAAAATAGGTAAAGTAGATCGTTCATCTTCCTATCCTCAAACGCAACTCGGAAAGCAATTGCAAGATGTTGCTAGTTTTATAAAAGCCGGAGCAAAAAGCAAAGTCTATTATGCGACTCACAACGGTTTCGATACACATGTCTATCAAAAAAATAAACACCAACAATTACTAGGGCAATTTGATGAAGCCGTCGGTACTTTCGTACAAGACCTAAAAAAATCTGGGCAGTTTGATAATACTTTGGTTGTAGTCTTCTCTGAATTTGGACGAAGAGTAAAAGAAAATGGTTCGGCTGGTACAGACCACGGTACGGCAAACAATATGATTATTATCGGGAATCAACTTAAAAAAGCAGGATTCTACAATCAAGAAACTGACCTTGTAAACCTAGACTCCAACGGAGACTTACAATATTCTGTTGATTTCAGAGATGTCTATGCTACTCTCCTCGACAAATGGCTAGATACAAAACATGATCAGATTTTAGGTGGAAAAAGAAGTCCGTTGGCTTTCATATAG
- a CDS encoding DUF1800 domain-containing protein, giving the protein MNEKEKIKHLSWRAGFGLSYQQWHSYTKLNDYIHDLFEHAKNVELLGEEVSNEEMQSMMQEDKKDLQMEMRKMEKDANFQWFQQMQKDENALREKVTFFWHDYFACRINNSYWSIKLNNTIRENALGNFKILLTEVSKTSAMLRFLNNQQNKKNAPNENFAREVMELFTMGRDKYSEEDIKEAARAFTGWRSNRLGEFVFHEKRHDTGLKTFLGQTGNWNGDDIIDIILEQPQTAHFVASKIHQHFVSETDDEKQIQWIADKLIENNYEISPTLRALFTVSWFYDSKNEGSIIKSPILLLVGMSRQGQFEFNDTKKCIRVQQSLGQILFKPPNVAGWNEGRAWIDSSTLLFRLNLPMALEKRKIATYKPTNATPFELADFLFQVPLPKANYQLPTKFGIDPMLSFMSTPEYQIC; this is encoded by the coding sequence ATGAATGAAAAAGAAAAAATCAAACATTTGTCTTGGCGAGCAGGATTTGGCTTGAGTTATCAACAATGGCACTCCTACACAAAGCTCAACGACTATATTCATGATCTTTTTGAACATGCGAAAAATGTAGAATTATTAGGCGAAGAAGTCTCCAATGAGGAGATGCAAAGCATGATGCAAGAGGATAAAAAAGATCTACAAATGGAAATGCGAAAAATGGAGAAAGACGCCAATTTCCAATGGTTCCAACAAATGCAAAAAGACGAGAATGCTTTGCGTGAAAAAGTGACTTTCTTTTGGCACGATTACTTCGCCTGTCGTATCAATAACAGCTATTGGTCCATCAAACTAAATAACACCATACGAGAAAATGCACTCGGAAACTTCAAAATCCTACTCACCGAAGTCAGTAAAACTTCGGCTATGCTTCGTTTTCTGAACAACCAACAGAATAAAAAGAATGCTCCCAATGAGAATTTTGCGAGAGAAGTGATGGAGCTTTTCACCATGGGGCGAGACAAATACAGTGAAGAAGATATCAAAGAAGCGGCTAGGGCTTTTACAGGTTGGCGAAGCAACCGCTTGGGTGAATTTGTTTTCCATGAAAAAAGACATGATACAGGTCTAAAAACATTTCTAGGACAAACAGGAAATTGGAATGGCGACGATATCATTGATATTATTTTAGAACAGCCACAAACTGCTCATTTTGTAGCGAGTAAAATTCATCAACATTTCGTTTCTGAAACAGACGATGAGAAGCAAATCCAATGGATTGCAGATAAACTCATAGAAAATAACTATGAAATCAGCCCAACACTGAGAGCCTTATTTACTGTTTCTTGGTTCTATGATTCAAAGAACGAAGGCTCAATTATCAAGTCTCCGATTCTGCTTTTAGTTGGGATGAGTAGACAAGGGCAGTTTGAATTCAATGATACAAAAAAATGTATCCGAGTTCAGCAAAGTTTAGGACAAATTCTCTTCAAACCACCTAACGTAGCAGGTTGGAATGAAGGAAGAGCTTGGATTGACAGTTCTACGCTACTTTTCAGACTGAACCTTCCGATGGCACTAGAAAAAAGAAAGATTGCGACTTACAAACCAACCAATGCTACTCCCTTTGAATTGGCTGATTTTCTATTTCAAGTCCCACTTCCAAAAGCCAATTATCAACTTCCTACAAAATTTGGAATTGACCCAATGCTTTCATTTATGTCTACGCCCGAATACCAAATTTGCTAA
- a CDS encoding MORN repeat-containing protein, with protein sequence MKKKSFIYIALIVLGLISVTLNIVLINEKNDAVENLKGEIEYLQLRATADSYLIIDEYDSALTIYAKADSLKPELEMFLYDSTLLAQKKSEHKKPVVINTVKLDNTKGLVTKLKTQNNNQKSTIEELSTNLDSLSSALDGEKANLNYANTHVENLRAELDVALQAYQYTTFFNIDDVEIKYIGRMVNGKAKGYGYAILDRKGFYEGEWRNNEMHGTGIYHWMNGDYYKGDFREGRREGNGTYYFKSGEKYVGEWENNLRHGKGEMIDSKGKILLSGNWEEDKYKKK encoded by the coding sequence ATGAAAAAGAAGTCATTTATTTATATCGCTTTAATCGTTTTAGGACTTATCTCTGTGACATTAAACATCGTGTTGATCAATGAGAAGAACGATGCTGTAGAGAATTTAAAAGGAGAGATTGAATATCTTCAGTTAAGAGCAACAGCAGATTCTTATTTGATCATTGATGAATATGATTCAGCCTTAACTATTTATGCAAAAGCAGATAGTCTTAAGCCAGAGTTAGAGATGTTTTTGTATGATAGTACACTTCTTGCTCAGAAAAAAAGTGAGCATAAAAAGCCTGTTGTGATTAACACCGTAAAACTTGACAATACCAAAGGTTTAGTGACTAAACTAAAGACACAAAACAATAATCAGAAAAGTACAATTGAGGAGTTATCTACAAATCTTGATAGCTTAAGTTCAGCCTTGGATGGTGAAAAAGCTAACCTCAATTATGCGAATACTCATGTTGAAAATTTGAGAGCTGAACTTGATGTTGCATTACAGGCTTACCAATACACGACATTTTTCAATATAGATGATGTAGAAATCAAATATATCGGGAGAATGGTAAATGGTAAAGCAAAAGGTTATGGCTATGCTATTCTAGATAGAAAAGGCTTCTACGAAGGAGAATGGCGAAATAATGAAATGCATGGTACTGGTATCTATCATTGGATGAATGGCGATTATTACAAAGGTGACTTTAGAGAAGGAAGGAGAGAAGGAAATGGAACTTACTATTTCAAATCAGGTGAGAAATATGTAGGTGAATGGGAAAATAACCTTCGTCATGGAAAAGGTGAGATGATTGATAGTAAAGGCAAAATATTGCTTAGTGGTAATTGGGAAGAAGACAAGTATAAGAAGAAGTAA